One stretch of Candidatus Eisenbacteria bacterium DNA includes these proteins:
- a CDS encoding CHAD domain-containing protein — protein MIEAMMIEREIKFRLPEGRDAESVRAAVESAGFRLEPSGTIAQEDRYLDTEDWTLYRAGIALRLRADGHRLRLEAKSLRSTETEALARTEWTQDAPNGDPPWAALDPGPVTGLLQPLDGLGTVMRLQVRARVRNDRERFRWLRGETLLGSLTVDHVSVPPASFQEIEVELENGAGEALGEVERAVEERLGLQQTAETKLAAAMAALGEKLPERDERAFALDHADRLLDVAHKTFGRQLGRLFWNEPGTRLGVDPDYVHDMRVACRRLRTALEVLGEGYPEVLREALRGELRWIGRGLGAVRDLDVAIARVGAMEAEATSFERPAYRIFAQGLSVRRAARRLEMIERLDSERFRTVASQARATLEAGPPAADSVPEGVAPAYLIAPRIIEHWKRGMKDAYEKAEQTMEEPDLHALRIAAKKARYAIEYFAEL, from the coding sequence GTGATCGAGGCCATGATGATCGAGCGCGAGATCAAGTTCCGCCTGCCCGAGGGGCGCGACGCCGAGTCCGTTCGCGCGGCCGTCGAGTCGGCGGGATTTCGTCTCGAGCCGAGCGGCACTATCGCGCAGGAAGACCGCTACCTGGACACCGAGGACTGGACGCTCTACCGGGCAGGGATCGCTTTGCGGCTGCGCGCGGACGGTCACCGGCTTCGCCTGGAGGCGAAATCGCTTCGATCCACCGAGACGGAGGCTCTCGCCCGCACCGAGTGGACCCAGGACGCGCCGAACGGGGATCCTCCCTGGGCCGCGCTCGATCCCGGCCCGGTGACGGGGCTTTTGCAGCCCCTCGATGGACTAGGGACCGTGATGCGGCTTCAGGTCCGCGCGCGGGTCCGGAACGACCGCGAGCGCTTCCGCTGGCTCCGCGGGGAGACGCTGCTCGGATCGCTCACCGTCGACCACGTCAGCGTTCCGCCCGCTTCGTTCCAGGAGATCGAAGTGGAGCTTGAGAACGGCGCAGGCGAGGCGCTCGGCGAGGTCGAGCGGGCCGTGGAGGAGCGGCTGGGGCTCCAGCAGACCGCCGAAACCAAGCTCGCAGCAGCGATGGCCGCCCTCGGCGAGAAGCTCCCCGAGCGGGACGAGCGAGCGTTCGCGCTCGACCACGCCGACCGGCTCCTGGATGTCGCGCACAAGACGTTCGGGAGGCAGCTGGGCCGGCTGTTCTGGAACGAGCCCGGCACCCGGCTCGGCGTCGATCCCGACTACGTCCACGACATGCGCGTGGCGTGCCGGCGGCTTCGTACCGCGCTCGAGGTTCTGGGCGAGGGCTACCCCGAGGTGCTTCGCGAGGCCCTGCGCGGGGAGCTCCGGTGGATCGGTCGCGGTCTCGGCGCCGTTCGCGACCTGGACGTCGCCATCGCGCGCGTGGGCGCGATGGAGGCCGAGGCCACCTCGTTCGAGCGGCCCGCGTATCGGATTTTCGCGCAAGGGCTCTCGGTGCGCCGCGCCGCGCGGCGCCTCGAGATGATCGAACGCCTCGACTCGGAGCGGTTCCGGACCGTCGCATCCCAGGCGCGCGCCACGCTCGAGGCCGGTCCGCCGGCGGCCGATTCGGTGCCTGAGGGTGTTGCGCCCGCTTATCTGATCGCGCCCCGGATCATCGAGCATTGGAAGCGCGGCATGAAGGACGCCTACGAGAAGGCGGAACAGACGATGGAGGAGCCGGACCTCCACGCGCTCCGGATCGCCGCGAAGAAGGCCCGCTATGCGATCGAATACTTCGCAGAGCT
- a CDS encoding capsule assembly Wzi family protein, which yields MNRLLAAVFVSVALPCFASPAFATYLPQERIPTDSPVYRDLERLATSWGVQPRFLSSRPLRRAEALEFLRGLAEARGGAEEDPAFQRALRFLDPTAHGATKSLISIAGEDDERLEASPYASLLYEDDPRNSPDVNRDYRVGVAVAGALDTSAVFVANFYEGTASQGGRGTPDFGDFNSLIEGVNFNSYVNEAYVEFPISRLRFLFGHTWLRWGPGQSGTLALSDAAPALDMLRLEAGMFRKLRYTQFTAMLDPGPETYLAGHRLEWAPSNRITAGFTELARFNGTSQTPLYFIPFVPYSYWEKRPKSGGVSPADSTGDLLRKNNVLWAADVAWSFRPGWRVYGEFLMDDYSFSSDYKPDMLGYQAGADWRRTLKGRGAIGAAVEYSRVNNFTYSVWHRHDFSYNGFPTGYVLGPDVQALSGEATLEWGPNLEFRLRGEWRRKGEGRVGDAWLKTDGKVDASAFQGVVERETRVRAAAIFSPVRWLHVEAVVGHASIRNLDHVLAPPEIEAPLRIDGRVEW from the coding sequence ATGAATCGTCTCCTAGCCGCGGTCTTCGTGAGTGTCGCGTTGCCTTGCTTCGCCAGCCCGGCGTTTGCGACCTATCTGCCCCAAGAGCGCATCCCCACGGACAGTCCCGTCTATCGTGATCTCGAGCGGCTGGCGACGAGCTGGGGCGTGCAGCCTCGGTTCTTGTCGAGTCGGCCGCTTCGGAGGGCTGAGGCGCTGGAGTTTTTGCGCGGGCTTGCCGAGGCGCGCGGCGGTGCGGAGGAAGATCCCGCGTTTCAGCGGGCTTTGCGATTTCTGGACCCCACGGCGCACGGAGCGACAAAGTCGCTGATCTCCATCGCAGGCGAGGACGACGAGCGGCTCGAGGCCTCACCGTACGCGTCGTTGCTCTACGAGGACGATCCAAGGAATAGTCCCGACGTGAATCGGGACTATCGCGTGGGCGTCGCGGTTGCTGGGGCTCTCGATACGTCGGCGGTCTTCGTCGCGAATTTCTATGAGGGAACAGCCTCGCAGGGAGGACGCGGAACCCCCGATTTCGGCGACTTCAACTCCCTGATCGAGGGTGTCAATTTCAACTCGTACGTGAATGAGGCGTACGTGGAGTTTCCCATCTCCCGGCTCAGATTTCTCTTCGGCCACACGTGGCTTCGTTGGGGTCCCGGCCAGAGCGGAACGCTGGCGCTCTCCGACGCGGCGCCCGCCCTGGACATGCTGCGCCTCGAGGCGGGAATGTTCCGGAAGCTCCGTTACACGCAATTCACCGCTATGCTCGACCCAGGACCGGAGACCTACTTGGCCGGACACCGCCTCGAGTGGGCTCCGAGTAACAGGATCACGGCAGGGTTCACGGAGCTGGCCCGCTTCAATGGGACCAGCCAGACACCTCTATATTTCATCCCGTTCGTGCCCTACTCGTACTGGGAGAAGCGACCGAAATCGGGGGGCGTATCGCCGGCCGATTCGACCGGGGATCTGCTCCGGAAGAACAACGTGCTCTGGGCCGCAGATGTTGCCTGGAGCTTCCGGCCCGGCTGGCGAGTCTACGGCGAGTTCCTCATGGACGACTATTCGTTCAGCAGCGACTACAAGCCGGACATGCTCGGCTACCAGGCGGGTGCGGACTGGCGCCGGACCTTGAAGGGGCGAGGTGCAATCGGTGCCGCGGTTGAGTATTCGCGAGTGAACAACTTCACCTACTCCGTGTGGCATCGGCACGATTTTTCTTACAACGGCTTCCCGACCGGGTATGTCCTGGGCCCGGATGTTCAGGCATTGAGCGGCGAGGCCACCCTGGAGTGGGGGCCGAACTTGGAATTTCGACTACGGGGAGAGTGGCGCCGGAAGGGTGAAGGTCGCGTGGGGGATGCGTGGCTGAAGACTGATGGCAAAGTGGACGCTTCCGCGTTTCAGGGGGTCGTTGAGCGAGAGACGCGCGTGCGCGCGGCGGCAATCTTCTCTCCGGTCAGGTGGCTGCATGTGGAGGCGGTAGTGGGCCATGCATCGATCAGGAATCTAGATCACGTCTTGGCCCCCCCGGAGATCGAAGCTCCACTTCGGATTGACGGGCGCGTCGAATGGTGA
- a CDS encoding DUF354 domain-containing protein: DAPPTWRSDNIIVPDSSLDGPSLLATADLAVSGGGTMNREAALLGTPAYSIFTGAQGALDAELIRQGRLVQIGAPNEVERIELRRKSVSDRPHLNARLRDFVVDQIEDLARAG; encoded by the coding sequence GACGCACCACCGACCTGGCGTTCGGACAACATCATCGTTCCGGACTCGTCGCTCGACGGGCCCTCGCTCCTTGCTACAGCGGACCTCGCCGTCTCGGGCGGCGGGACGATGAACCGAGAGGCGGCGCTTCTGGGCACACCGGCGTACAGCATCTTCACCGGAGCCCAAGGTGCCCTCGATGCCGAGCTGATCCGCCAGGGGCGACTGGTCCAGATCGGAGCTCCGAACGAGGTAGAGCGAATTGAGCTGAGAAGGAAATCAGTGTCGGACAGGCCACATTTGAATGCGCGCCTTCGCGATTTCGTGGTCGATCAGATCGAGGATCTTGCGCGGGCGGGATGA
- a CDS encoding Ppx/GppA family phosphatase, producing MPLMPSPTKTSFPIRCAGMDVGSNALRLAIAEFRSPTQYEILERVRAPVRLGESVFKTQRIDPATMEAALDAFRSFRRKMEQHGVVVHRAVATSATREAKNRAAFLERVRSETGLDLELIQGTEEARLVALGVKTKISLERGLSMILDVGGGSSEIALVGHGEILIVESHDVGAVRLLDRAGKGSPEKLLKMIHATLRSARFPILDYFKRRKLQRLVGTGGNIETIATLASTNGAAKGSGSERPPTRVTVPRLRKLLSQLAKLSPAERVEHFGFKADRADVIVPAGAIFEYVATRVRAREIWVPFVGLVDGVLIDVAQAAGAEGMKQLEVSQTRNAAVAILKKYDPEPKHAQRVSTLAASLFDQLKPMHGLGKRDRLLLEIAALLHEVGNFIGPNGHHRHSFYIIAQTPILGLTDDELMIVANVARYHRKAPPDMSHEGYRDLSEGDRERVRVLAAILRVADALDHDHRQRVTAVRAKQRGSELRLKLRTRGDMTLDEWSVGDKGDLFQGEFGLKPVVSGRE from the coding sequence ATGCCGTTAATGCCTTCACCGACAAAGACTTCCTTTCCCATCCGCTGCGCCGGAATGGACGTCGGCTCGAACGCGCTGCGGCTCGCGATCGCGGAATTCAGAAGCCCCACCCAGTATGAAATCCTAGAGCGGGTGCGGGCCCCGGTCCGCCTGGGCGAGTCGGTCTTCAAGACCCAGCGGATCGACCCGGCGACCATGGAGGCGGCGCTCGACGCGTTCCGCTCGTTCCGTCGCAAGATGGAGCAGCACGGCGTGGTCGTCCACCGCGCGGTCGCGACCAGCGCGACGCGCGAGGCGAAGAACCGGGCCGCCTTCCTCGAGCGCGTGCGAAGCGAAACGGGCCTGGATCTAGAACTGATCCAGGGAACGGAAGAGGCGCGCCTCGTCGCCCTGGGCGTCAAGACCAAGATCTCCCTCGAGCGCGGGCTCTCGATGATCCTCGACGTGGGTGGCGGTTCGAGCGAGATCGCGCTCGTCGGTCACGGCGAGATCCTCATCGTCGAGTCCCACGACGTCGGCGCGGTTCGGCTTCTGGATCGCGCGGGAAAGGGATCGCCCGAGAAGCTGCTCAAGATGATCCACGCGACGCTCCGCTCGGCGCGGTTTCCGATCCTCGACTACTTCAAGCGCAGGAAGCTCCAGCGCCTTGTCGGCACGGGGGGAAACATCGAGACGATCGCGACTTTAGCCTCGACCAACGGCGCCGCCAAGGGGAGCGGATCGGAGCGGCCGCCCACGCGCGTGACCGTGCCGCGGCTTCGGAAGCTCCTGAGCCAGCTGGCCAAGCTCTCCCCGGCCGAGCGGGTCGAGCATTTCGGGTTCAAGGCCGATCGCGCCGACGTGATCGTTCCCGCGGGCGCGATCTTCGAGTACGTGGCGACTCGCGTCCGCGCGCGTGAGATCTGGGTACCGTTCGTGGGGCTGGTCGACGGCGTCCTGATCGACGTGGCGCAGGCGGCGGGCGCCGAGGGGATGAAGCAGCTCGAGGTCTCGCAGACGAGGAACGCCGCCGTCGCGATTCTGAAGAAGTACGACCCGGAGCCGAAGCACGCGCAGCGCGTGAGCACGCTCGCGGCCTCGCTCTTCGACCAGCTCAAGCCGATGCACGGCCTGGGCAAGCGCGACCGGCTGCTCCTCGAGATCGCGGCGCTCCTCCACGAGGTTGGGAACTTCATCGGGCCGAACGGCCATCACCGCCACTCGTTCTACATCATCGCCCAAACGCCGATCCTGGGTCTCACCGACGATGAGCTGATGATCGTCGCGAACGTCGCGCGATATCACCGGAAGGCCCCGCCCGATATGAGCCACGAGGGCTATCGGGACCTCTCGGAGGGTGACCGCGAGCGGGTGCGCGTGCTGGCGGCGATCCTGCGCGTGGCCGACGCGCTCGACCACGACCACCGCCAGCGGGTGACCGCAGTGCGGGCGAAGCAGCGGGGCTCCGAGCTGCGGCTGAAATTGCGCACGCGTGGCGACATGACCCTGGACGAGTGGTCGGTGGGCGACAAGGGTGACCTCTTCCAGGGCGAGTTCGGGCTCAAGCCCGTGGTATCGGGTCGTGAGTGA
- a CDS encoding capsule assembly Wzi family protein, whose amino-acid sequence MDTDGGQVPNFNGRPWRHGWTGDERNAYLLVQLGAADVLLGREDLRWGASEKSTLLLSSYAPPFDQIGLRVHVGAVTASSFFSSLDDMTLDAPVAEAPGDTIPAGTKILRHISGHRIRWQVSHTVALGVAETVVYGGKDRGLEAEYTIPVSIYYAGQWNKGKNDNALLSFTGELRPIPSMELYGELMIDDVQFEHKSPADKEPFEGGFLLGQRFYNPFGLDGGLLRIEWAKVQPFTYNQVLPWNRYIYQGQPIGFDLGSDAQAIDVEFRHWASEKITWSMAYRLEERGQTRLTDPWPVPITGPDSLNSFPEFDHVPTGTVERRNKISSELWIHPRPGIDLRLGGGYVDVKNLENVKGDGRVEWFFQGSLRLNWSGWLRPGGD is encoded by the coding sequence ATCGACACGGACGGGGGGCAGGTGCCTAACTTCAACGGCCGGCCGTGGCGGCACGGGTGGACGGGGGACGAACGGAACGCGTATCTGCTCGTTCAACTCGGCGCCGCCGACGTCCTCCTGGGCCGCGAGGATCTCCGCTGGGGCGCCTCGGAGAAATCGACGCTCTTACTATCGTCCTACGCGCCTCCCTTCGATCAGATCGGTCTGCGCGTTCACGTCGGGGCGGTGACCGCCTCCTCGTTCTTCTCGAGTCTCGACGACATGACCCTCGACGCGCCGGTGGCGGAGGCGCCGGGGGACACCATCCCGGCCGGCACCAAGATTCTCCGTCACATCAGCGGACACCGGATCCGCTGGCAGGTCAGCCACACGGTGGCGCTCGGAGTCGCGGAGACGGTCGTCTACGGCGGGAAGGACCGCGGCCTCGAGGCGGAGTACACGATTCCGGTCTCGATCTACTACGCGGGCCAGTGGAACAAGGGGAAGAACGACAACGCCCTTCTCTCGTTCACCGGCGAGCTTCGTCCGATTCCGAGCATGGAGCTATACGGCGAGCTGATGATCGACGATGTCCAGTTCGAGCACAAGTCGCCCGCGGACAAGGAGCCGTTCGAGGGTGGGTTCCTCCTCGGGCAGCGCTTCTACAACCCGTTCGGGTTGGACGGCGGGCTCCTGCGCATCGAGTGGGCCAAGGTTCAGCCCTTCACCTACAATCAGGTTCTGCCGTGGAACCGCTACATTTATCAAGGCCAGCCGATCGGATTCGATCTGGGCTCCGACGCGCAGGCGATCGACGTGGAATTCCGCCACTGGGCATCCGAGAAGATCACGTGGTCCATGGCGTACCGATTGGAAGAGCGGGGGCAGACGCGCCTCACCGATCCGTGGCCCGTCCCGATCACTGGACCGGATTCCCTGAATTCATTCCCAGAGTTCGATCACGTCCCGACCGGTACCGTCGAGCGGCGGAACAAGATCTCGAGCGAGCTGTGGATACATCCGCGGCCCGGGATCGATCTCAGATTGGGCGGGGGCTACGTTGACGTGAAGAATCTGGAGAACGTGAAGGGCGATGGGCGGGTCGAGTGGTTTTTCCAGGGCTCGCTTCGATTGAACTGGAGCGGCTGGTTGAGACCGGGAGGAGACTAA
- the sixA gene encoding phosphohistidine phosphatase SixA, whose amino-acid sequence MNLYIVRHAIAVERGDPAYPWDDDRPLTPEGIHKFRLAARGLEKLEVRPERILSSPLIRARQTAEILRDAVRPDLEIEYTPHLKPDADFAEALGAVAVLGAKSVAVVGHEPHLSGFASYLLSGPSNTASLVFRKGAAALIGFPAEAAPGLGFLEWLIQPAALRRIAET is encoded by the coding sequence GTGAATCTCTACATCGTGCGTCACGCCATCGCCGTCGAGCGCGGCGACCCCGCCTATCCCTGGGACGACGACCGCCCGCTTACCCCAGAGGGAATTCACAAGTTCCGCCTCGCCGCCAGGGGCCTGGAGAAGCTCGAGGTGCGCCCCGAGCGGATCCTCTCGAGCCCGCTCATTCGCGCCCGCCAGACGGCCGAAATCTTGCGCGACGCCGTACGGCCTGACCTGGAGATCGAGTACACGCCACACCTGAAACCGGACGCCGACTTCGCCGAGGCGCTTGGCGCCGTCGCCGTGCTCGGCGCGAAATCGGTCGCCGTGGTCGGGCACGAGCCGCACCTGAGCGGCTTCGCGTCGTACCTGCTCTCTGGTCCCAGCAACACCGCCTCGCTCGTATTTCGGAAGGGCGCGGCGGCGTTGATCGGCTTCCCCGCCGAGGCCGCGCCCGGCTTGGGCTTCCTCGAGTGGCTGATCCAGCCTGCCGCGCTCCGTCGGATCGCCGAGACGTGA
- a CDS encoding sugar transferase, protein MNLEAFARSASGPVEASAPLRPLSPISATRHRIAIAATIAADLIAVAIGFVLPALLRFTPSDLLAAAMTPGGICVIGLGALLWVGLLSAQDAYAPRTLISGSDQVLRVVGALLPAWVLTHLLAFLVKLPVPFESRLVVGLSLPAVFLSLLAARLGFVQPLARRAYRRLCLGPILVIGDTDRAQRLAQDLEERDARSRLVVTRPLANLTPRDAGRLVEEHGFGEVVIEPNGMGLHDILDVAFACLDQRAEVKIISNRFQVVMGRSAIGDHDGVPVMRFRRFDLSGPEQLVKRVVDVIGASIGLLLLAPVLIAIAVAVKLSSPGPVLFRQPRIGRGGRQFAMYKFRTMVDGNDSKVHENYLRNYIRDGAPATVAEDGTKIYKLTEDPRVTRVGAWLRALSLDELPQLWNVVRGDMSLVGPRPCLPYEWDLYRPWQRRRLDVLPGCTGLWQVTARSHSTRW, encoded by the coding sequence CTGAATTTAGAAGCATTCGCAAGGAGCGCGAGCGGGCCCGTGGAGGCGTCCGCCCCGCTTCGGCCGCTGAGCCCTATCAGCGCCACTCGACATCGAATCGCGATAGCGGCCACGATTGCCGCAGATCTGATCGCGGTTGCGATTGGATTTGTTCTCCCCGCGCTCCTTAGATTCACTCCGAGCGACCTTCTCGCGGCCGCCATGACGCCCGGTGGCATTTGTGTGATCGGTTTGGGGGCCTTGCTTTGGGTTGGATTGCTCAGCGCGCAGGATGCGTACGCACCGCGAACTTTGATCTCGGGCTCGGATCAGGTTCTCCGCGTCGTCGGCGCCCTGCTTCCCGCCTGGGTCCTCACGCACCTCCTGGCATTCTTGGTCAAGTTGCCGGTTCCCTTCGAGAGCCGTCTTGTCGTCGGTCTCTCGCTGCCCGCCGTATTCCTATCGCTGCTCGCGGCTCGTCTCGGGTTTGTGCAGCCGCTCGCACGGCGCGCCTACCGCAGGCTCTGCCTCGGTCCGATTCTGGTGATTGGGGATACCGATCGAGCCCAGCGTCTCGCTCAGGACCTGGAAGAGCGCGATGCGCGCTCGCGCCTGGTCGTGACCCGCCCATTAGCGAATCTGACGCCCAGGGATGCAGGCCGCCTCGTCGAAGAGCACGGATTTGGCGAGGTGGTCATCGAGCCGAACGGCATGGGGCTTCACGACATTCTTGATGTCGCCTTCGCGTGCCTCGACCAGCGGGCCGAGGTCAAGATCATCTCGAATCGTTTCCAGGTGGTCATGGGCCGATCCGCGATCGGCGATCACGATGGGGTCCCGGTGATGAGGTTCCGCCGATTCGATCTCTCCGGGCCCGAGCAGCTCGTTAAGCGCGTCGTCGACGTCATCGGAGCGTCGATCGGACTCCTCCTGTTGGCCCCAGTGCTCATCGCGATCGCCGTTGCCGTGAAGCTCTCTTCCCCCGGTCCCGTTCTGTTCCGGCAGCCCCGAATCGGGCGCGGCGGACGCCAATTCGCGATGTACAAGTTCCGCACCATGGTCGACGGGAACGATTCCAAGGTCCATGAGAACTACCTCCGCAACTACATCCGAGATGGTGCGCCCGCGACGGTGGCCGAGGACGGCACCAAGATCTACAAGCTGACGGAGGATCCTCGAGTCACGCGCGTCGGTGCTTGGCTTCGCGCCCTGTCGCTCGATGAGTTGCCACAACTCTGGAACGTAGTCCGGGGGGATATGAGCCTTGTCGGTCCAAGGCCGTGCCTTCCCTACGAGTGGGATCTATACAGGCCGTGGCAGCGCCGTCGCCTGGACGTGCTCCCGGGCTGCACCGGGCTTTGGCAGGTGACGGCAAGAAGTCATTCGACGAGATGGTGA
- a CDS encoding HD domain-containing protein gives MTHTRAVATSAVRQALNRDTFVDRVFLATGIEIEIIEGSQETLLTFAAVQRALGGHPEVGTGDALMFELGGGATEWALMRDGEVVASITHDLGTVRMRELLRTGETERRAKTRLIQHNVREMMNVVRRSLPFKDVANLIAVGSEARFAARAIAGGEGAAVAAKDLRKLADQILPMTPEQVASAYGVAANEAESLAPALLAYAELIRLNQVERLLVPSVSMRDGLVLQMAKSIQSGSSVFFPEQTIAAAVNLARKYSADEKHGTHTAALAHAIFEATRAQHRMGDRELLLLEVASIVHDIGGFVAARGHHRHAYYLLTHSEIFGLSGQDLEIVANVARYHRKGGPQSDHPEYASLPRPARLTVNRLSGILRVADALDKGHTQRIQNPKISVDGDELRIEVGAGEDLALERMALDSKSSLFEEAFGLKPALVEEA, from the coding sequence GTGACCCACACCCGTGCCGTCGCCACCAGTGCGGTGCGCCAGGCCCTGAACCGCGACACCTTCGTCGACCGTGTCTTCCTCGCGACGGGGATCGAGATCGAGATCATCGAGGGCTCGCAGGAGACCCTCCTCACGTTCGCCGCGGTCCAGCGCGCGCTCGGCGGCCACCCGGAGGTCGGCACCGGCGACGCCCTCATGTTCGAGCTGGGCGGCGGCGCGACCGAGTGGGCGCTCATGCGCGACGGCGAGGTCGTCGCGTCGATCACGCACGACCTGGGCACGGTGCGGATGCGCGAGCTCCTCCGCACGGGAGAGACCGAGCGGCGCGCGAAGACGCGGCTGATCCAGCACAACGTGCGCGAGATGATGAACGTGGTCCGCCGCTCACTCCCCTTCAAAGACGTCGCGAACCTGATCGCGGTCGGCTCGGAGGCGCGGTTCGCCGCGCGGGCGATCGCCGGCGGAGAGGGCGCGGCGGTCGCGGCCAAGGACTTGAGGAAGCTCGCCGACCAGATCCTTCCGATGACGCCCGAGCAGGTGGCGTCGGCGTACGGCGTGGCCGCGAACGAGGCCGAGTCGCTCGCGCCGGCGCTCCTCGCCTATGCCGAGCTGATCCGCTTGAACCAGGTGGAGCGCTTGCTCGTGCCCAGCGTCAGCATGCGCGACGGGCTGGTGCTCCAGATGGCGAAGTCGATCCAAAGCGGATCGAGCGTTTTCTTCCCCGAGCAGACGATCGCGGCCGCGGTGAATCTCGCGCGGAAGTACTCGGCCGACGAGAAGCACGGGACCCACACCGCCGCGCTCGCCCACGCCATCTTCGAGGCGACGCGCGCCCAGCACCGGATGGGTGACCGCGAGCTCCTGCTGCTCGAGGTGGCGTCGATCGTCCACGACATCGGCGGCTTCGTCGCCGCGCGCGGGCACCACCGCCACGCCTATTACCTGCTGACCCACTCCGAGATCTTCGGGCTCTCCGGCCAGGATCTCGAGATCGTGGCGAACGTCGCCCGCTACCACCGCAAGGGCGGGCCGCAGTCGGACCATCCCGAGTACGCGTCGCTCCCGCGCCCCGCCCGGCTCACCGTGAATCGCCTCTCGGGCATCCTTCGCGTGGCGGACGCGCTCGACAAGGGGCACACCCAGCGGATTCAAAACCCCAAGATCTCGGTCGACGGGGACGAGCTTCGCATCGAGGTCGGCGCCGGGGAGGATCTGGCGCTCGAGCGGATGGCGCTCGATTCCAAGAGTAGCCTCTTCGAGGAGGCCTTCGGCCTCAAGCCGGCCCTGGTCGAAGAGGCGTGA
- a CDS encoding DegT/DnrJ/EryC1/StrS family aminotransferase, translating to MRAFAISWSIRSRILRGRDDSRKGGRVAVPFVDLKAQYRAIKLEVDEAIRKVIEDAAFVLGPAVERFESDFARYLGVDSVVGTSNGTTALQLSLLALGVGEGDEVIVPAHTFIATAEAVSHVGARPVLVDVCEDTGNLDPAAPLGATTTRTRAIIPVHLYGQPADLDPIIKFAESRGIAVLEDACQAHGAAYRGVRVGSFGAASCFSFYPGKNLGAYGEAGAVATNDPDLAARVRRLRDHGQSRRYYHAEVGYNARMEGIQGAVLGVKLRHLDAWNRARAGHAAHYSAGLSDSDVEVPVTAPDRDHVFHLYVVRSPNRDELRDHLTGLGVQTGLHYPVPLHLQPAYEPLKYRPGDFPVAERWAQEGLSLPIFPEMKRDQLDEVILGVKSFRLTAVPQPNNR from the coding sequence ATGCGCGCCTTCGCGATTTCGTGGTCGATCAGATCGAGGATCTTGCGCGGGCGGGATGACTCAAGGAAGGGAGGCCGGGTGGCGGTTCCATTCGTAGATCTCAAGGCCCAGTACAGGGCAATCAAATTGGAAGTCGACGAAGCGATTCGGAAGGTGATCGAGGATGCCGCGTTCGTCCTCGGCCCGGCCGTTGAGCGCTTTGAGAGCGATTTCGCGCGATATCTGGGCGTTGATTCCGTTGTTGGGACAAGCAACGGCACAACCGCGCTCCAACTCTCACTCCTCGCCTTGGGAGTTGGAGAAGGTGACGAGGTCATCGTGCCCGCGCATACGTTCATCGCCACGGCCGAGGCCGTGTCACACGTGGGCGCCAGGCCGGTACTGGTGGATGTGTGCGAGGACACGGGGAACCTCGACCCGGCTGCACCCCTTGGGGCCACGACAACACGCACGAGAGCCATCATCCCGGTTCATCTCTACGGTCAGCCCGCGGATCTCGACCCCATCATTAAATTCGCCGAATCGCGAGGCATCGCGGTTCTCGAGGACGCCTGCCAAGCGCACGGAGCGGCGTATCGCGGCGTCCGCGTTGGGTCCTTCGGCGCGGCCTCATGCTTCTCCTTCTATCCAGGAAAGAACCTTGGTGCCTACGGAGAAGCGGGCGCTGTCGCTACGAACGACCCGGACCTGGCGGCGAGAGTGCGGCGACTGCGCGATCACGGCCAGTCACGGCGCTATTACCACGCCGAGGTCGGCTACAACGCCCGGATGGAAGGAATCCAAGGAGCCGTTCTTGGAGTGAAGCTGCGGCACCTTGATGCGTGGAACCGCGCGCGGGCCGGCCATGCGGCCCACTATTCGGCGGGGCTTTCCGACAGCGACGTGGAGGTCCCGGTCACAGCGCCCGACCGAGACCATGTCTTCCATCTTTACGTTGTTCGTTCCCCAAACCGAGACGAGCTACGGGACCACCTCACGGGCCTCGGCGTGCAGACCGGACTCCACTATCCGGTTCCGCTTCACCTTCAACCCGCGTACGAACCGCTCAAATATCGACCAGGAGACTTTCCGGTGGCCGAGCGGTGGGCGCAAGAGGGCCTCTCGTTGCCCATATTCCCTGAAATGAAGCGCGATCAGCTCGATGAGGTCATTCTGGGCGTGAAGTCCTTCCGTCTAACGGCTGTGCCCCAACCGAATAACCGTTGA